The following coding sequences lie in one Selenomonadales bacterium genomic window:
- the addA gene encoding helicase-exonuclease AddAB subunit AddA, whose translation MAWSAKQLEAIKTRGKNILVAAAAGSGKTSVLVERIIRRLTDEYDPITIDRLLVVTFTNAAASEMRERIGSALREAAQKENGQRLRRQLLLLPSASISTMHAFCQSLIRRYIHLLPIDPKFRVAQQTELLLMEQDAMERLLLHKYEEQDADFLALVDAYSGDDSDDPLAALISQLYHFSCSQPWQKKWLSTLGDPLDAMDIDDTCWADILKRRIAIDLVGASLLAKEAVAMIDGFGDEAKPYAEALLSDSTQLDHAATVAQGGTWNEMVAVVNSIEFVRWPSKKWENDELKKILKDMRDKWKKVVENVAGAYFFATAEQFAEDMRATVPLMKALGELTIAYAEEYRAVKAEHGVLDFNDLEHYCLALLSEEDENGDIRPSDIARTLQKTYAEIMVDEYQDTNGVQEAIVQMLANPEKPNLFFVGDVKQSIYRFRLAEPELFLDKYHRYPSERYNHRIDLSQNFRSRVGVLSAVNDVFGSLMREHVTEIGYGEAERLNEGLVYPPHPRSFDNTAECHILSHGEDSGDGLSAVEREAVWIADYIAGLLVQGKVVYDKGLKDYRPLAKRDIVILLRSVKRASGILLDALRVRGVSGYAEDDSGYFESSEIRVFLSLLNIIDNPHQDIPLAAVLRSAIVGMTEEELTNVRLAGEGDLYDALNASAETMKKAAAFLSQLDRWRTLARSRSVPELIWQLYQDTGYYDYVGAMASGTVRQANLEMLYDRAKAFEETDACGLFRFLRFIDKMLENDEDLGAAKDGGGENEDTVRIMSVHKSKGLEFPVVILANIGKQFNTQDMQKPILLHKSLGVGPYRVMAEDRYRYPTLARLAIAQQIVSENHAEELRVLYVAMTRAREKLVMVGSTKDIEAMREKWTLLARRDELSDSVIVGARSWLDWLAPVLAKHEAGFELRCEVMETEMTYRDSEALWQIDYHHVCLAKEEAGKAEQTELIKRIKHMEAVDIGDDMTDINERLLWQYPNKTAVNLPAKLSVTEIKRRFAEHEEQATVPFEKQADSYEKPRFLQTKKRLDAAEYGTMMHTIMQMIDMDGDLTEGSIKSQVDALAQRELIPADLAKEVDCHAIARFFALPLGKRMRESKDVRRELPFGILIPAKEYYPEADDEETIFVQGVVDALFMTDTGWTLIDYKTDRFADAETLKDRYRVQISLYRRAVEQLTGIPVTNSYLYAFHTKRVIPIH comes from the coding sequence ATGGCGTGGTCAGCAAAACAACTGGAAGCAATTAAAACGCGCGGGAAGAATATCCTCGTTGCCGCCGCGGCAGGTTCGGGCAAGACGAGTGTTCTCGTTGAGCGTATCATTCGCCGACTGACGGACGAGTATGATCCCATCACGATCGACCGCCTGCTCGTCGTGACGTTCACGAACGCGGCCGCTTCCGAGATGCGCGAACGTATCGGCTCGGCGCTCAGAGAAGCGGCACAAAAGGAGAACGGACAGCGTCTCCGCCGCCAACTGCTCCTTCTGCCGTCGGCATCTATCTCGACGATGCACGCCTTTTGCCAATCGCTCATCAGGCGATACATCCATCTTCTTCCCATCGACCCGAAGTTCCGCGTTGCACAGCAGACGGAGCTTCTCCTCATGGAACAAGATGCGATGGAGCGGCTTCTTTTACATAAATACGAAGAACAGGACGCGGATTTCCTCGCGCTCGTCGATGCGTACAGCGGAGATGACAGCGACGATCCGCTTGCCGCTCTCATTTCACAGCTGTATCACTTCTCGTGCAGTCAGCCGTGGCAGAAAAAATGGCTGTCCACACTCGGCGACCCGCTCGACGCTATGGACATTGACGACACGTGCTGGGCAGATATCTTAAAGCGGCGCATCGCCATCGATCTCGTCGGTGCCTCGCTGCTTGCGAAAGAAGCCGTCGCCATGATAGACGGCTTTGGCGACGAAGCCAAGCCGTATGCCGAAGCACTCCTCTCGGACAGCACACAGCTCGACCATGCGGCAACCGTCGCACAGGGCGGTACGTGGAACGAGATGGTCGCTGTCGTCAACAGCATAGAGTTTGTTCGCTGGCCATCGAAAAAATGGGAAAACGATGAGCTGAAAAAGATACTCAAGGATATGCGTGACAAGTGGAAAAAGGTCGTCGAGAATGTCGCAGGCGCGTATTTCTTCGCGACGGCAGAACAGTTCGCCGAAGATATGCGTGCGACCGTACCGCTGATGAAAGCACTCGGCGAGTTGACGATCGCGTATGCCGAAGAATACCGCGCCGTCAAAGCGGAACACGGTGTGCTTGACTTCAATGACCTTGAGCATTACTGCCTTGCGCTCCTTTCCGAAGAAGACGAAAACGGTGATATCCGTCCGTCCGATATCGCGCGTACGCTGCAGAAAACGTATGCCGAGATCATGGTAGACGAATACCAAGACACGAATGGCGTGCAGGAAGCCATCGTGCAGATGCTTGCCAATCCCGAAAAGCCGAACCTCTTTTTCGTCGGCGATGTCAAGCAGAGCATCTACCGCTTCCGTCTGGCAGAGCCTGAGCTGTTCCTTGATAAGTACCATCGCTATCCGAGCGAACGATACAATCATCGCATCGACTTGTCGCAGAACTTCCGTTCGCGCGTCGGCGTGCTTTCGGCTGTCAACGATGTGTTCGGCTCGCTCATGCGCGAACACGTCACCGAGATCGGCTACGGAGAGGCAGAACGACTCAACGAAGGTCTTGTCTATCCGCCGCATCCGCGCTCGTTCGACAATACCGCAGAATGTCATATCCTGTCGCACGGCGAGGACAGCGGTGACGGTCTTTCGGCAGTCGAACGCGAAGCCGTCTGGATCGCCGACTATATTGCGGGCCTCCTCGTGCAAGGCAAAGTCGTCTATGACAAAGGGCTTAAAGATTATCGTCCGCTTGCCAAACGCGATATCGTGATCCTCCTGCGATCGGTCAAACGCGCGAGCGGTATCCTCTTAGATGCCCTCCGTGTGCGCGGTGTGAGCGGTTATGCCGAAGACGACTCGGGATACTTCGAATCGTCCGAAATACGCGTCTTTTTGTCGCTCCTGAATATCATCGATAATCCGCATCAGGATATCCCGCTTGCGGCTGTACTGCGTTCGGCGATCGTCGGCATGACGGAAGAAGAATTGACGAACGTGCGTCTTGCGGGTGAAGGAGATCTCTATGATGCGCTCAACGCAAGTGCGGAAACGATGAAAAAAGCGGCCGCATTTTTATCGCAGCTCGACAGATGGCGTACGCTTGCGCGCTCTCGAAGCGTGCCCGAGCTGATATGGCAGCTGTACCAAGATACAGGCTACTACGACTACGTGGGAGCAATGGCAAGCGGTACTGTGCGCCAAGCCAACCTCGAGATGCTCTACGATCGTGCCAAAGCGTTCGAAGAAACAGACGCCTGCGGACTGTTCCGCTTCCTCCGCTTCATCGACAAGATGCTCGAAAACGATGAAGATCTCGGCGCGGCCAAAGACGGCGGCGGAGAAAACGAAGACACCGTTCGCATCATGAGCGTACACAAGAGCAAAGGCCTCGAATTCCCCGTCGTTATCCTTGCCAACATCGGCAAACAATTCAACACGCAGGATATGCAAAAACCGATCCTTCTGCATAAGTCGCTCGGTGTCGGCCCGTACCGCGTCATGGCAGAAGACCGCTACCGCTACCCGACGCTTGCTAGGCTCGCCATTGCACAGCAGATCGTATCGGAAAACCATGCCGAAGAACTGCGCGTCCTCTATGTCGCCATGACACGCGCCAGAGAAAAGCTCGTCATGGTCGGCTCGACGAAAGACATCGAAGCGATGCGCGAAAAATGGACGCTCCTTGCACGGCGCGACGAACTCTCGGACTCCGTCATCGTCGGCGCACGCTCGTGGCTCGACTGGCTCGCGCCCGTCTTGGCGAAACATGAAGCAGGCTTTGAACTGCGCTGTGAAGTGATGGAAACGGAGATGACGTACCGTGATTCCGAAGCTCTGTGGCAGATAGATTATCACCATGTCTGCCTCGCAAAGGAAGAAGCAGGCAAAGCCGAACAGACAGAGCTTATTAAACGTATCAAACACATGGAAGCCGTTGACATCGGTGATGATATGACAGACATAAACGAACGCCTCCTCTGGCAGTATCCGAACAAGACTGCCGTCAACCTCCCTGCGAAGCTGTCCGTCACCGAGATCAAACGAAGATTCGCCGAACATGAAGAACAAGCGACGGTACCGTTTGAAAAGCAAGCCGACTCGTATGAGAAGCCTCGTTTCCTTCAGACGAAAAAACGGCTCGATGCGGCCGAATATGGTACGATGATGCACACCATCATGCAGATGATCGATATGGACGGTGACCTCACAGAGGGCAGTATCAAAAGCCAAGTCGATGCACTCGCCCAGAGAGAGCTGATACCTGCCGACCTTGCAAAAGAAGTCGACTGTCATGCCATCGCAAGATTCTTCGCACTTCCGCTCGGCAAACGTATGCGCGAATCGAAAGACGTTCGCCGCGAACTGCCGTTCGGCATCCTCATTCCTGCGAAGGAATACTATCCCGAAGCAGACGACGAAGAAACCATCTTTGTACAAGGTGTCGTCGATGCTCTCTTTATGACAGACACAGGCTGGACACTGATCGACTACAAAACAGACCGATTCGCAGATGCCGAAACGCTCAAGGATCGCTACCGCGTTCAGATATCCCTCTATCGGCGTGCTGTCGAACAGCTCACGGGCATACCTGTTACGAACAGCTATCT